In Capricornis sumatraensis isolate serow.1 chromosome 6, serow.2, whole genome shotgun sequence, the genomic window gacttccttggtggtccagtggttatgaatctgccttccaatgcagaggatgcaggttcaatccctggtgagagaactaagatcccacatgccccaaggcagctaagcccacatactgcagctgctgagcccatgcgCTCTGAAGCgcgcatgctgtaactaaagggAAGCCCACACGCTGCAATGGAAAGCCTGCCTGTCACAACTAACACCCAGCCAAcacaggcaaaacaaacaaacaaagcaaaaccaaaacccCCAAAAACAAATATCCAGCAGCAGACTGATATCTGGAATATGTAAAATGCACAAAGAGCCCCTAAAGGAAGAGACAGGCAACCCAACAGAAAAGTGAGAGGGGAGAAAAACCCTGAAAggaaatgttacagaaaaatatgtCCAAAGATAGTAAATATGCAAAAGTACATTTAATTCATCAACCacaataattatgaaaataagaaaagacgGAAAGTGCTAAGTATTGGTGAGAATATGAACTCTCATCCACTGCTTGAATGAGTGGAAATGGTGAACCACTTTGGAGAAGGTTGGTAACATCTGCCAAAGTTTAATATACATGTACCTTTTAATCCAATAATTCTACTCAAGGGTTTtgtgaaatagaagataaaacatttggaagtgaaatgaaatgaaaaatttggaAAGTACAAAAATATGCATTACAGTGTACCTGATCATAggattcagtggacagaggagcgtccGATAGAGTAAGAAGACTGAACACACTACAACTACAGGCAACAGTATGGACGAATCTCACAAATACAACGTTAAGACAAGAAAGGTTGACAACTGGAAATACATTCTATTTACAGAACATTCAGAATCTAATCTAAGGTATTACAGGTGAAGATGGTGGTTTGTGTTGGGTGTTGGTGACAGGAAGGAGGTGTGAGCGGGGCCTCTGGGGTACTGATCACATGTTGCCTCACTATGTGAACATTTATCCAACTTATGAAAAGAGCATGGATATACTCTTTTGTATGTatgttacacttcaataaaaactttaatataTGCCTCAAGAATAGATGCTGTCGATGCCCTCATGTGCAAGGGAGTTAGGAAGGGGGGTTGACCTGGGGGACACTGccaagggatggagcccaggaagACGCATGGAGGAGGAAACGGGAAGTCCCAGGGGCTCCACAAAGAGAGCAGAGGCAACACAGCCCCTCCCCAGAGAAACCGAGGCCCTGAGACCAGCAGGGGAAACAGAAAGGACCTTACTCACTTGGCAGATGGACTTTCCTGTGGAGAAGTCCCCAGCACACAGCATGTCCTCCTGCACAGAGAGGTTCTTGCCTTTCGCAAATCCATATAACATATTACAGAACTTGTTCTCAATGAGGCTCACCTTACCCTCCTGGAGATGGAAGGGTTTGAGCAGAGGTGCTGTGAGGATAAGAAGAAAATCAGGGAAGGATGCTGTAGCCGAGCTACAGAGCTCTGCCTTACCAGTCAGCACTGCCCCTCAACATGAGGTTTTCTCTGCACAGCTGAGCTTTCATCCTTGTTTCAGTCTTCTACCTATGCCTAATAAGCCCTCCCGTGTTTCTCAAACGTTTCCAAACTCATCCTATTCCCTCCACCTATTTCATAGCAACAAACTACACTCCTCCTATTCCACAAAGGAAAAAGGCAAATCCCTCCAACACATGCCACTCACTGGTGCTTAGCAACCATTCACCAATCTATCTACCCTGTCacaaaccatctcatccactcaCCTTTTGTCTATCATTAACCTGGCTTTCCATTCACTTGTCCCTCCATCCATCTACCTATCTTTCCTCATGTCCCATTCACCCACTCACCCTTCCATAAATTTGCTTATACACTCATCTCTTCATCCATCCCTCCATTCTCGCCTCCAGCAATAGACCACTCACTGCATCTCTCTCCACCACCCTTTCACCCACCCGCCCAACCATCTTCCCTTCCACCCACTCATACTCCCTCCTTCTCCCATCCATTCTCTCATCCAATCACTGATTTATTCATCATTCAATTACTCATTTATTGCTCTATCCTCGTGCTAAGTATCTTTTAACTAATGATACAGGGGAATATTTTAGTTGCGGCAGACAGGGtaaatgaagtaaataaataGCATTACTTTAGATCTAATAAGTGGTATAAAGGAAATATAACAGGAAGATGTGCCATTAGGGGTTGCCTATTTTAGCTCACATGATCAAGTAAACTCCTCAGAGGGGCAGCTGAGTTGTATATGTAAAGAAACAAGTCATGACAAGGTTAGTTGGGAGAGTAAATGCATCCAGGGAGACAGCCAAGGTGGAGACCTGAGGTGGGAATGGCCTTGGCATCGTCAAGGCAGGAAGGAGGCCTGCTGGCTGGGGTGGTGTGGGTGAGGGATGCAGCAGGAGGTGAGAGAGAGTAATGGGGCCTGAGAGCCAAGGCAGGGAGTTGTGACCTTATTTTAAGTAGAAATGAGAAGGCACTGGGGGTGATGAGCAGGGAACTGGCATGACTCCTGCTCTAAAGCAAATACTCAAACGGCTACATGGAGAGTAACATAGAGCACACAGGGTGGGAGCCGAGATCAGTCTGGAGGTCCAGGGAAGAAGCACCCAGGGCAGCAGTGGGATACCTACCAGGTGCCAGGCCCTGCCTGGGGCACGGACTGGGATATTGAAACAAGAAAGACAGGGTCCCTGTCCTCAGGAGGaaccagtctgtgtgtgtgtgtgtgtgtgtgtgtgtgtgtgtgtgtgtgaagtgtgaaGTGTGGTATACATGTGTGTTGTGTGGGTGGTGTGAGAATTCTGGGGACCTAGTTGTTTGTCCTATGATTATTGAGTGTTAACCGACACACTAATAGGCAAGGACCAGGGATGCTGGAACATCCCACCTAATGAAGCAGCATCTGTTCAAAATGCCTGCAGCACCTCTGTAGAGAAACACCATACCAAATTATGACCCTACAAATAAtgacaaataaatattctttccctCCCTAATTTGGCATCGTAAGCATTTCACCAAGTCATAGACACTCCTTTCTTTAGTGGAGACTCTTGTTCATAAGTTTTggtctccttttcttctctttcaatcttaaaaaatacaattttttcatGTTACTCAGTTTGTCTAACAAGTCTACAAATTAGATAGATGACCTGACCTGGGAGAAAACCAAAGTGAGGTCTGGAGAGTGAAACCTTCTCAAGTTGTAATAATTCTAAATTGATCAGGCAGACTCAGAGGTCAGAGGTCATATTTGagtttttttccacttttccaaAGCACCTCCTATGGCACTGGGAAATCAGAGAGTTTGTCAGTGACCTGGAAGGAGTCAGGCCCCAACCATGACCTTTGAGTTAGATCAAGTCATCTCAGATCTATGGTTGATTTAAACCTTGGAATCAAGAACCAGAAAGACTTCAAGAACTCAGATTCTTGATTCCAAAGTCAAATATTCCCAGACTTCAGAGTTTTACACTTAGGGAACACCAAAGCTTTAGAATCACACACTTTCAGAATTAGAACTAGAATGGTTCAGTCCTCTGGAAATGAAGCATAGTGGGCCAAGGGGACCTTTGCCTGGGGATGCCTCAGGTGGAGACACACCTCTCTTTTTTGCCCCTCtgtccttctccccttcctcctcctccccattctCATCCCCCCTCCAACTCCCCACATCCCCTTACTTTCCTCGTTGAGCATCCCCCAGCCAGTTATCCAGCAGGATGAGTTACTGGGGAGCTTCATGCCAGGgactgggaggcaggcagggatgaCGTAGGAGGTGAAGTTCACAGGAAAGCGCAGCTGCAACATGGCAATGTCACTCCCAAAGGGATGTAACTTCTCGAAGTCTGGGTGTGTGATAATCCGGCTCACAGACACCTCCCGGGTCTGAGGGGTGTGCTGGTACAGCTGGGTGCTTCCTAGCAGAACCTGGTAATTCTCCGGGGCTttggatttcctggaggaggaaaagcgCACTGCCACCATCATCTCCAAGTGGGGACTAGCTCTTTCCCTGCATCCTCATCTAACTGCCCACACGCCTCTGGACCCCTCCACCCGACATGACACCAGACAGCCTTTGTCTCCCCATTTCTAATGTTCAGGAGCCCTTCTTTCCTGAGGCTAATTGATACCCTACTTACAGTTTCAGACATATGGCTGGCTTCTCCATCACACACTAGAATTGAGGAAGCACTGAATCCTTGTTCTGGAAAGGTCCTTGGTGAGGTCATTAAATGAAGGCCTTCTGATTGTACACAGCAGGCATTCTGGCTCAGTTCAGGCTCTAACTTTACCCTACCCGAGATGCCATACAACCCACCTTCTGGCCCCACACTCCTGTTAACCATCCCCTTTCTCTAAACACATCCATGCCCAAGGCCTGCTTCTCCACTTAGTTCCAAGGACAAaagatttgttaaataaatgagcaaatgggTGCAGGAAATGGAACTTTGCCTTGTTCCCCCAACACAGGTGCTGAAACTTCCCACCTCCCTGACTGTCTTCACAGCTCATCTACTTGCAGACCCTCTCTCATGTTCCCCTCACCCAACCCTTCCCCTCCAGCAAGGCCTCCCTCTCCACACATCTTCTCCTGATCCCCCACCTCATCTGCTCTGCCCTTCTCATCCATGCTGGGCTTTCCCTTCTGACAGGATGGAGACACGGTGAGGTGGGATTTGCCACCCCTGATGCCACCAAGGGTCTTGCACGGAGCATGGCACAGAGCGGGTGCCGATAAACTCTGAGCCCTCAAAGCTCCAGTGCCCAGAACTGGGCTGTGATGCCTGAACTCCCTAGTGACCCCTCCTCATCCGTTCAGAAGCCAGTCACTGAGCCAGCCCCACCTGGCTAGGTGAATTAGACTCTGAGCAGCCCTGTCACTCTCCCAGGGAGCCCACCTCCCCCTTATGCAGCCTGGCACCACGGCTCCCTGCATGCACGCCAGTGACTGTGACTCCTCCTGGGCACAGTTTCGCAGGACTAATAAGAATCTCCCAGCTGCTGGCCACACATGTGGTCCCAGGCCCCCGCCAAGAGTCTGACACCTGGAAATATGGGGACACTGAGAAGAAGCTGTGGTCTGAGATGGGTCCACACCACATGGCAGTGAGGACTGACACTGCCGCTTTCCTGAGGCACACCTGTGTTGGGGAACGGACACAGGGGCCAAGGGCAGAGCATGAGGAGGATCTGGGCAGGTGAGCAGGGAGGACAGTCCAGGTGGAGGGTACACAGCCCAAAGGCAGGAACGACATGCCTCTGAAGGCCACAGACTGCCCAGAGGAAAGCCCAGAGGAGCTGACATGGGACACCATCCCCCTTTTCTCATCTTCCCCTGcatccccctcccctgccagAGCCTGCGCTGGCAGCCTAGGAGGGAGACTCACTTGAGAAAGCAGTGGGCAGCGGAAAGAAGCCAGCTGGAGTTAATGAGGACAGCTCCACAGATGTGCGAGCCCTGGGACCGCAGGCTGGCCTGCCACGGCCACTGGCCAGCCTCCACGTCCCGGCCACCATAGATCCTCCCCATCACCTTGGATTTCCCGCACACCGTGGAAACTCTGCTGCCACCTACAATAGAGACACTGTTGGTGCCCCAAATGTCACAACCAGGAAGCtctccccacttcacagatgggaaaaccaagGCCAGGCGTCTAGCAGTCTAGCCAAAAGGCCAGGCGTCTAGTGGTGTAGCCAAAATGACAGGACTCTGCCTTCACTGGCTGCCACTGAGGACTGGACAGCAGAGCACAACACATCAAGCCCTGTGGGGAAGAGGACCCAGGGGTCTGGGGGGTGGGACAAGGAGGGACCAGCTCACAGGAGCGTCTCCAGGCAGGTGGACATCCTTGAGCAAGGCTGCCGAGCGCTGGGCATGGCACAGACCTCACTTCCCTCACCTCGCTCGCCTCAATGCCTTGTCTGGTAGATCAAAGAACTAAAGGTCTCAGAAGTTACCAACATTACTTTCTCAAGATCACGGCTTCTAAGGGCCTGTGCTCCCTCCACTCTACCCCATGTCTTAGGGAGGAGACTTGCAGGCAGAAGTTGTGGTGCTGTGTGATCTGGGGCAATTCACTCCCCTCTCTGACTCTGCAGGAGTCTCCATGTCTAAAAGAAGAAGGAGTGGGCTAATGGGGACAGCCTGGTTCTAGGACTCACACTCGGGAGGGCAGGAGTGTGCCCAGGCCCCCTGAGACCGGCATCCGGTCTAGGGCCTGAGCTCCCAGGGCCTCAGTGAGGGGAATGACACCCCTGGTCCCTGGACTCAGGCCTGTTCACTCAGTagtcctagaactttcttccaCCCAGCCTCCAACCTCCAGGGCAGACCCTACTAGTCCCCACTCCCACAGCCCCACAAAGGAATTGGGTCTCTTCCCTCCCAGAGGCCTCACGGTGGAGGGCCTGACCCACCTGTGTGGAGGGGATCTCTGGGCTGCCTGGTTGGAGGGAAGGCCAGAGAAAAGATGATACTTAGTGACTCACCAGGCCCTGGTCACAGCCGGCCGCCCACAGGCCCTGTAGGCTAGGAGATCTTGGCCCGAATGGAGGCCCAACTCACCTGTAGCTCCCGGAGCCAACCGCTGTGCTCGCCAAGTCGGAGCGCCGCCCCTCAACGCTCCCCCATCGCCTGCAGTCGGGCCGGGGGCGGCCGTGGCTGGGGACCCTCGCAGCTCCCGGGTGGCCAcgttcagcagcagcagccagagaagAGCCGCGGGCTGGCCTAGGCGTTGGGGGATCCCCGCCTCCCCGCCCATTGCCAGGGTTACTGACCCCAGCCTGACCCCACCCTGCTCTGGCCCCGCCCCAGACCAACCCCAATCCACCCCTATCTTCTTGAAAACTTTATAAACAGcgctacttttaatttttaaaccatcAAGTTCATTTATACAAAGGACAAGTCAATGattttcagtaaatgttttaaaaatttattgatttatacTTAAGTAAACCTTTTGTTTTAGAACAGCGTTAGATGTGCGGAAAAACGGCAAAGATGATAAAAAGAGTTCAAATATTCCTCCTCACCCGTTTCCCGCAATGATCAGATCTTGCATTACTCTGCACGTTTGTCACAAGTAGTGAGCCGGTACTGATACATTAATATTAACCTaagtccattctttttttctttcttttttcaatcttttaagtttaaggtGCGTAGCATagtgatttggagaaggaaatggcgacccactccaggattcctgcttggagaatcccagggacagagaagcctggtaagctgccgtctatggggtcgcacagagtgggacacgactgaagcgacttggcagcagcagcagcagcatagtgatgTGCCTTGGGTGCACCATGAAATGGTCATCCTGATAAATTTAGTGAACCCACATGGgtacagaattaaaaaaataggaaaaaaaatgtgtttccaatgatgagaactcaggattcaCTCTAATAAGTTTCCTGTATAATATAgggcagtgttaattatatttatcatgttgtatattacattcctagtacttaacttataactggaagcttgtTTCTTTGACTATAGCTATCTAATCCCTACCTCCCCATTCCTGGCTTCTTGTAACCACAAATTTGATATCTCTTTTTCTGTggatttgtttttgaagtataattgacctacaatgcTGTTAGTTGCTattacacaacatagtgattggATATTTCtgcacatttcaaaataataggaaTAGTTATGATATGTCACCATACAAAGGCATGACATAGTT contains:
- the LOC138080747 gene encoding putative serine protease 47 — its product is MQDLIIAGNGAVYKVFKKIGVDWGWSGAGPEQGGVRLGSVTLAMGGEAGIPQRLGQPAALLWLLLLNVATRELRGSPATAAPGPTAGDGGALRGGAPTWRAQRLAPGATGGSRVSTVCGKSKVMGRIYGGRDVEAGQWPWQASLRSQGSHICGAVLINSSWLLSAAHCFLKKSKAPENYQVLLGSTQLYQHTPQTREVSVSRIITHPDFEKLHPFGSDIAMLQLRFPVNFTSYVIPACLPVPGMKLPSNSSCWITGWGMLNEETPLLKPFHLQEGKVSLIENKFCNMLYGFAKGKNLSVQEDMLCAGDFSTGKSICQGDSGGPLVCDFIGSWVLMGLASWGFDCRHPIYPSIFTNVAYFTNWIEEIQRLTPHPEPMSALTPLPEPTSTPPQTQFPHQSLQAAASSVLGTAFGPPQTWPLLLFLLGSPRQTMR